TAATGATGACGAGTATAGTTTATTTCTCGCATGTACTCAAACTGAAAATATCTATCTAAATTCTCAAAATTTAGCACTTATTAAAGCTTATATTCCAATTAAAAAACTTTTTACCAAAGACAAAAATAAATTAATATGGCCTAGGCAAACCAAGCTTAGAAATTTAATTTTACGGTTTCTTTCTTTAGGTTTAGAACCGAATAAAAAATACTCAGAAAAAGAAATTAACGAATATCTTTCATTTTACTATAACGATTTTGCGCTATTAAGACGAAATTTAATAGACCTGAATTATTTATATCGTTCAAAAGATGGAAGTATTTACTATCGCCACTTCGTATAACAGCGACTTACTGCTTCGCTTCGGGACAAGCCCTCGCTCGGCCTCCGGCAAATTCCCCTTCTGGCATTCGCCTTGCGTTCGCAAGCTACATGCCAGTCCCTAACGTCCCGTCCGGGACTCAGGGTCGGGGAACTTCGGTAAGTCTAGTTCGTTATGCGTAATTGCTTAATCAAATTCAAAAAATAACAAATGAAAAAAATTACTTACAATTTATATCTTACTTTCAAAGAAAACATAGCAACAGAATTGGAAATCAATTTTATAAAAGAAAACAATGACTATTTCGCAAATTTTGAAGTTAATCAACTTAAAAGTATCCTCTATCCATACAAGCCGAAACTTTTGGTTAATAGATTTGAAGAAAATTTATGCGTTGAATTAATTAAAATAAACTCAAATTTGAATCTAAGTATAGATGATAGAAGTCCTACAATATTAGAAAATCCAATTATTAAAGATGATTCGGATGCACAATTAGCCTTCAAAATATATTTAGCCGAAATTTCAATGCATTTAGAAGATGATCAATATCTAATAGTTAGTATTACGAATATAAAGCATTTTTATATATGCAATTATTCCAACGAAAAGTTCTTAAAATCTGAAAAATTAGATGACTTACTTTTCGGAGGTGGACCTTTAATTCTAAATAAATTTACTGGCAAAATTTA
The nucleotide sequence above comes from Leptospira meyeri. Encoded proteins:
- a CDS encoding DUF2087 domain-containing protein gives rise to the protein MKNKEPLEKIDLTENLNLIKDSYLAIVRKYGKVPELLNENLNNFFSICIAAELRNFIETEYNDVNDIYKFVVISNRKTVLIEKTMILKNIRINYSNKNSSIQFISESGRVFNDDEYSLFLACTQTENIYLNSQNLALIKAYIPIKKLFTKDKNKLIWPRQTKLRNLILRFLSLGLEPNKKYSEKEINEYLSFYYNDFALLRRNLIDLNYLYRSKDGSIYYRHFV